The Medicago truncatula cultivar Jemalong A17 chromosome 7, MtrunA17r5.0-ANR, whole genome shotgun sequence genome includes the window aaatgataagtttttaataaatatttgtgtattgaatgtattggaaattgtaatagttgactttttaaaagaataattactaaattGGAGATGCTTAAAGAATGCCCCGGAGGTATTCGTTAACAAGactcaaaagataaaataacaattgttttaaaataatttttatttgcaaaatgtgatatttttttactGTAAGAggaatgaaattttatttttttgatccAATCCGTTATTGTTTAAAACAtagattaaaaacaataaagctTACAAAGAGAAATGGAGTAAGAAGCGTTCAGATGAAAAGCTCAAGATGATATACTCGAACATAAAAGATCTAAAAGCATTAGGAATAAGACTTAAGTCAAGCAAGAGACGAAGGCCAAGAGACATAGATTTCTCCGAAGGATGGTTCACTGCAGAACTAACTCTTCCCGAGATCGTTGTGGACAACATATCAGCCGCTACTTTCCTCAACCTGATAGCATATGAGATGTGTCCAGATTTTGACAACGATTACGGAATTTGTTCTTTTGTATCTTTTATGGACTCACTTATCGACCATCCTGAAGATGTGAAGGAAATGAGATCAAAAGGGATTTCGCTCAATTCCCTTGGGAGTGATGAGGAAGTGGTTGAACTTTTCAATATCATAAGTACTGACTTGGTACCTAACACAGAAACATATTTTGAAGTTAAAGACAAAATGCTTGATCATTACTATAAATACAGGACTTGGATAGTGCGGGGTTATTACACTTACTTCAGGATTGCTGCATTTATCGCCCTTGCTCTTACTTTCATTCGGACAGTGTTTACAATTTACCCGGCTTTCAAAAAAGATGGTTAGTTATGACAATGTTGTTTTCGTTATGGAACTTCTCTAT containing:
- the LOC11405775 gene encoding uncharacterized protein, with protein sequence MWAAKYIENTGHIPEDLHKKIADNIDELKGHFDDDVLASTRWSLAGFRSLEEKLSWMLFVDGCSLLYILEKADLNKPWHMNIRVDQLVLVMMDVLLLENQLPYQVLKLLWTDEDESGLIESMMNFVDGHHWATPDESQSKTPFHLLDRRRNIILITSTTKIKNNKAYKEKWSKKRSDEKLKMIYSNIKDLKALGIRLKSSKRRRPRDIDFSEGWFTAELTLPEIVVDNISAATFLNLIAYEMCPDFDNDYGICSFVSFMDSLIDHPEDVKEMRSKGISLNSLGSDEEVVELFNIISTDLVPNTETYFEVKDKMLDHYYKYRTWIVRGYYTYFRIAAFIALALTFIRTVFTIYPAFKKDG